One window from the genome of Cryptomeria japonica chromosome 6, Sugi_1.0, whole genome shotgun sequence encodes:
- the LOC131044162 gene encoding protein LYK5, whose translation MAQQVYSQDYSEDCDNFHNESSGYLCNGATKECKTFALYRAQQYFMSLDSIGSLFNTSPATIASASDLSVSNYSKSLAKDKAVLFPIDCKCAGKFSQANLTYTVKGDDTYLKIANQTLEGLTTCQAMREQNPKVGENDLETGMKLVAPLRCACPTNKQLDQGVKYLLSYIADVEDDDETITAKFKIRHEDFISANGLEESNPTIYPYTTLLIPLNDTPTIPPTGPFAPPPPPTFTTSPPLILNAPPSKSHNRLPVILISVVAALLIVVVLLIILAVCLMKRRRREIVQKTEAKRLEAAETPQESNPMLSELSDLLGSDRLIQYNLKELRETTDNFSAACRIEGSVFSGFLRGKKVAIKQMKGEVSKEINLLHKLHHANLVTLLGICLSHDEQHVYLVFEYVENGSLSNWIEGAGARDALSWKQRIQIAVDIAEGLEYLHHGTNPPCVHKDLRTSNILLGHRFRAKIANFGLTKSGGGVTPLTSHIIETHGYMAPEYLRDGLVTTKLDVFAFGVIVLQILSGRRAVETWRSGHGERLLSDEIIDLLQGENAKEKLSDWIDPNLHEAYDLEAAFRVGCVAKSCVEKDLALRPSMTEIRVELSSLTGFSTATMSSELEPPL comes from the exons ATGGCTCAGCAAGTCTATTCTCAGGACTACAGCGAAGATTGCGACAACTTTCATAACGAGAGCTCTGGTTACCTCTGCAATGGCGCTACTAAAGAATGCAAAACTTTTGCCCTCTACAGAGCTCAGCAGTATTTCATGTCCCTTGACAGCATTGGCAGCCTTTTCAACACTAGCCCCGCCACAATTGCCTCTGCAAGCGATTTATCAGTCTCCAATTACTCCAAATCTCTGGCCAAAGATAAGGCCGTGCTTTTCCCCATCGACTGCAAATGTGCCGGTAAATTCTCGCAGGCGAATCTGACCTACACTGTTAAGGGCGATGATACATACCTGAAAATCGCGAACCAGACATTGGAGGGACTCACAACATGCCAGGCCATGAGAGAGCAAAACCCTAAGGTCGGTGAGAATGACCTGGAAACTGGAATGAAACTGGTGGCGCCACTGCGCTGTGCGTGCCCTACTAACAAACAGCTGGACCAGGGCGTCAAATATCTGCTCAGTTATATCGCTGATGTTGAGGACGACGACGAAACCATCACCGCCAAGTTTAAAATCCGCCATGAAGATTTCATATCTGCCAATGGGTTGGAGGAATCCAACCCTACCATTTATCCCTACACTACTCTGCTAATTCCCCTAAATGACACCCCTACCATCCCTCCCACGGGGCCTTTCGCTCCTCCGCCTCCCCCTACCTTTACCACTTCGCCTCCCCTGATTTTGAATGCTCCTCCTTCCAAATCCCATAATCGACTCCCTGTCATCCTCATATCTGTTGTTGCTGCGCTGCTCATTGTGGTGGTTCTTTTAATTATACTTGCTGTGTGCTTGATGAAGAGGAGGCGCCGGGAAATTGTACAG AAAACAGAGGCAAAAAGACTGGAGGCGGCTGAGACTCCCCAGGAATCGAACCCAATGCTCTCCGAGTTGTCGGATCTACTGGGATCTGACAGATTAATACAGTATAACCTGAAAGAGCTCCGGGAGACCACCGACAATTTCAGCGCGGCGTGCAGGATCGAGGGCTCCGTTTTCAGCGGTTTCCTGCGTGGAAAGAAAGTGGCGATAAAGCAGATGAAAGGGGAAGTCTCAAAGGAGATAAACTTGCTTCACAAGCTCCATCACGCCAATCTGGTTACCCTGCTTGGCATATGTCTCAGCCACGACGAACAACATGTGTATCTGGTCTTCGAGTATGTAGAAAACGGTTCTCTGAGCAACTGGATTGAGGGCGCAGGGGCGCGTGATGCCCTTTCATGGAAACAGAGGATCCAGATTGCTGTGGACATAGCAGAGGGGTTGGAGTATCTCCATCACGGCACTAATCCGCCTTGCGTTCACAAGGATCTCAGGACCAGCAATATTCTCCTGGGTCACAGATTTAGGGCTAAGATTGCAAACTTCGGATTGACTAAATCCGGCGGAGGGGTTACTCCCCTAACTAGTCATATAATCGAAACTCACGGATACATGGCTCCAGAGTATCTCCGAGATGGGCTAGTGACAACAAAGCTGGATGTTTTTGCATTTGGGGTAATTGTCCTTCAAATCTTATCGGGCAGAAGGGCTGTAGAGACTTGGCGCTCCGGCCATGGCGAAAGGCTTCTGTCGGATGAGATCATAGATCTGCTGCAGGGTGAAAATGCCAAGGAAAAGCTCAGCGATTGGATAGACCCCAATCTCCACGAGGCGTATGATTTGGAAGCGGCTTTCAGGGTTGGTTGTGTGGCAAAATCATGCGTGGAAAAAGATCTGGCATTGCGTCCCAGCATGACTGAGATCCGGGTGGAGCTTTCCAGCTTGACTGGATTTAGTACCGCTACAATGTCTTCTGAACTGGAACCACCACTTTAA